A genomic region of Plasmodium falciparum 3D7 genome assembly, chromosome: 11 contains the following coding sequences:
- a CDS encoding endoplasmic reticulum-resident calcium binding protein codes for MMKINLYKLLCFICVIFLLHKNVVRSGDNMKYNDMKGLDDLSKLNDDQVKDILGLKIDGAKERIEKLFHLIDKNNDKEITEEELNTWSSFLKNEIFLKQVQAEMGQIDSDKDGFISLNELNDAFAQNLDAKEVEKHSEGLLKRFQIVDKDKDGKLSINEVGLLIDPMKDEELKELEINEILEHHDVNKDGKISLDEFKQTRSDESSGVKKDDEMALDDFNFFDANKDGFIDKEEIIKVYFDPAHESGAINVNEIKENIFEGKKITYDLWNEKALKIAVTSLTDYGDVIRYPEDFKLDIGKNVILPTARSRAFEDDDMDADNTEDDKDEADDASQQKSPAIDEL; via the coding sequence atgatgaaaataaatttgtACAAGTTGTTATGCTTCATATgtgtaatatttttgttacaTAAAAATGTGGTAAGATCAGGTGATAACATGAAATACAATGATATGAAAGGATTAGATGATCTTAGTAAGTTAAATGATGATCAGGTGAAGGATATTTTAGGATTAAAAATAGATGGAGCAAAAGAAAGaatagaaaaattatttcatttgATAGATAAAAACaatgataaagaaataacagaagaagaattaaataCTTGGTCTagctttttaaaaaatgaaatatttttaaaacaagTACAAGCCGAAATGGGACAAATAGATTCTGACAAGGATGGGTTCATATCTTTAAACGAATTAAATGATGCATTTGCACAAAATTTAGATGCTAAAGAAGTTGAAAAACATTCAGAAGgattattaaaaagattTCAAATTGTTGATAAAGATAAAGATGGGAAATTAAGTATTAATGAAGTTGGATTATTGATTGATCCTATGAAAgatgaagaattaaaagaattagaaataaatgaaattcTTGAACACCATGATGTAAATAAAGATGGAAAAATATCATTAGATGAATTTAAACAAACAAGATCTGATGAAAGTTCAGGTGTTAAAAAAGATGATGAAATGGCTCTTGAtgattttaatttctttgaTGCTAATAAAGATGGATTTATagataaagaagaaattattaaagTTTATTTTGATCCTGCTCATGAAAGTGGAGCAATCAATGTAAACGaaataaaggaaaatatttttgaagGTAAAAAAATTACTTATGATTTATGGAATGAAAAAGCACTTAAAATTGCTGTAACATCATTAACTGATTATGGTGATGTTATAAGATATCCAGAAGATTTTAAACTAGATATAGGAAAAAATGTTATCTTACCAACAGCTCGTAGTAGAGCATTCGAAGATGATGATATGGATGCTGATAACACAGAAGATGATAAAGATGAAGCTGACGATGCATCCCAACAAAAATCCCCAGCAATTGATGAATTAtag